The window ATAAAAGATGTCATCGCCAAGCATTCTTTTAATGTTGGCCATGCCGGTAAATTTGGTATTTGGATTCATAAATTTGTAATCCGTGAACATGAGGTAGAACGAATAGATGGCTGGGATTATAAAAAATAAAATCACGCCAATCATATTTGGCCCGATAAAAAGATAGCCCAGATACTGCTGCCGTTTCATCCAAGATGCCTTCACATAGCCCCACTCCTTTTGGTCTTTTGCTTGCATTTCAAGCATACCAAGCGGGCGGAGGAGGGATAAGGAACAAAACCAATGACTTCATGCTACAGAAATATACATTTTCCCTGGCGGAAATCCGTAGTTTTGTTCTATGCAAAAAGAGGCGCCCCGGACGGCCGCAACGGCCCTGGGACACCCTATTGAAGGAGAAACGGACAGCATATTGATTGAATTTGAATACTTGAGATAAGGAAAGGAGTGCAGGAGGGGGATTTTACATCCTGATTGGCTGCTGCTTGTCTTTGTTTGCCTGTCTGAACTGGCTGGGCGTCTGCGAGGTGAGGCGCTTGAATATTTTGATGAAGTAATTATCGTTGACGAATCCGACCCGGTTTCCGATCTCGTATACGGGCATGTCGGAATGAAGAAGATATTCTATCGCCTGATTGACGCGGATTTGGTGCAGATAATGGATCAGGGTCTGCCCGGTCTTCCTTTTGAAAAGCGTGCTGACATAATTCTCGGCCATCATGACATACTGGGACATCGACTTTACAGTAATATCCTGGTCATAGTTGGCGTGCAGGTACTGCAGAATCTTCTGGATTTCCGGATGGGAGGTGACCTCCTCAGGAAGCAGGGGCGGCGGCTCAGCGGATGAGCTCCGGGTATCCCTGCCTCCGGCCGGACTGGGCTTCGGCAGTTCCTTGCTGATCTTCTGCAGCGTCTCGCGCAGCGAATTCACACTCATGGACAGCTTCAAAATATAGTTGGAGGCACCGTATTCCATCGCCTGCCGGACATATTCGAAGTCGCTCATACAGGTAAGCATCACAAAACGGGAGGAGTAGCCTTCTTCCCGGGTTCTTCGGAGCAGCTCCACACCATCCATTTCCGGCATGATGATATCGCTGATGACCAGGTCAGGCGTATCCTGGCGGATCATGTCCAGCGCTTCTGCGCCATTTCCTGCTTCTCCGCTGACGGTAAAGCCCAGCTCTTCCCAGGCGATGATCTCCCGTACCGATTCCCGCACAAATACCTCATCCTCGACCAGCAGTACTTTCCACATGCAGATAACCTCCCGGGTGTACATGATATTAAGCCGGATGCTCATTGCCATAAGGTGTAGACAACAGAAATGGAATCGTGAACCGGACCATTACGCCTTCACTGGAGGAGAGAACCTCAAGCGACCCTTCCCCGCGGAACAGCAGGCGGAGCCGCTCTTTAATATTGGTTAATCCGATGCCCGGACGCTTGCGCGGTGCCCGGTTCATGCCAGCCTGCTCCATGCCGACTCCGTTGTCCTTAATCTCTACAATCAGTCTGTTTCCGTCGCGCCGTAACACAATTTGGATGAGCCCGTTACCCGGCAGTGCGGTAATCCCGTGAACAATGGCGTTTTCCACGAGGGGCTGAAGACTCAGCTTGGGCACAAGCGCATAGAGGATGTCCTCCTCATAATGATAGGTCACTTCGAATTTATTACGGTAGCGGAATTGCTGAATATGAACGTAAGCCTGCACCAGCTCGAGCTCATCTTTCAGGTGTATCAGATCCTTGTCGGTATTCAAGCTGGCTTCCAGCAGCCTGCCGAGGGAGAGGGTCATGTTCGTAATGTCCTCATTATTCTCGCGGATCGCCATCCATTTGATCGTATTCAGCGTATTCAGCAGGAAATGGGGATTTGTCTGCGCCAGCAGCATTTGAAAATGCACGGCTTCCTTCTGGCGTTCCTCCGCCTTCAGCTTCTGAATCAGCAGGTTGGTGTCGTCGAGCATCGTATTGAAGCTCCGGGTCAAATCGAGAATCTCACCGCTGAATTTATGTTCCGGCAGGCGGATTTTCAGGTTTTTTTGCACGGCAGCCTTCATCTTATTCTGTAAATGGGACAAGGGACGGGTAATGGTCGTAGAAATGACCAGCGTGATCATCAGAAAGATTCCCGTCAGGGCGAAGAAGGTAAGGAAGTACTGCTGTTTCAGCCCTTCGATCTCAACGAACAGCACAGACAGGGGAATGCGGTTTACGATATACCAGTCCAGGGACTCCACATAAATATAATTAATCAGGGAATTAGAAGCCTTGTCGATAAAATACTGCTGCCCGGGATGTTCGGCGATCCTGGCTTTGACTTCCTCTGCGAGCACGCTGTCCGGGACAGACTGGGAGATATTTTCCCCCGAGCGGGTGATCACGAAGTACTGCTGCTGCAGATCAGACTGCTTGTGAATGGACCGCAGCCAATAGGAATAGTCGATGCTGATCCGGGCCATTCCGTAGGTCTGATTCTGCGTGTCCTCTAAATAAGCGTAAAGGGACAGCAGATATGCGCTTGTGGAAACATCCCGTAACACATAATTACCGTCACTCGGAACCCAGTGGTAAGAGCTTGTATTCATCAGGCTTCTGTTAAAGCCGGGATTGTTGCGCAGGTCCTTGTAAATGAGAGCGTCTTTTGGCGGATAGGAAGTGTATACGCTTTCATTTAGATCCAGAATCATAAAATAAACCGAAGGATTATAGAGAAAAAAGCTGTTGTTCAGATTTTTGAAGATGTTCTCCATCAGCCGTTTGTTCTCCAGCACATTGCGCTGTTCGGGATGAATCA of the Paenibacillus pedocola genome contains:
- a CDS encoding sensor histidine kinase; protein product: MPRLIRFLVPQKLKYRLFTAFVCLILLPFGALNLYNFQRIETLVQKKISQQSHYQLEQMYRTLEDQISIAFKTLIFLQQDDTVKSVLIHPEQRNVLENKRLMENIFKNLNNSFFLYNPSVYFMILDLNESVYTSYPPKDALIYKDLRNNPGFNRSLMNTSSYHWVPSDGNYVLRDVSTSAYLLSLYAYLEDTQNQTYGMARISIDYSYWLRSIHKQSDLQQQYFVITRSGENISQSVPDSVLAEEVKARIAEHPGQQYFIDKASNSLINYIYVESLDWYIVNRIPLSVLFVEIEGLKQQYFLTFFALTGIFLMITLVISTTITRPLSHLQNKMKAAVQKNLKIRLPEHKFSGEILDLTRSFNTMLDDTNLLIQKLKAEERQKEAVHFQMLLAQTNPHFLLNTLNTIKWMAIRENNEDITNMTLSLGRLLEASLNTDKDLIHLKDELELVQAYVHIQQFRYRNKFEVTYHYEEDILYALVPKLSLQPLVENAIVHGITALPGNGLIQIVLRRDGNRLIVEIKDNGVGMEQAGMNRAPRKRPGIGLTNIKERLRLLFRGEGSLEVLSSSEGVMVRFTIPFLLSTPYGNEHPA
- a CDS encoding response regulator; this encodes MWKVLLVEDEVFVRESVREIIAWEELGFTVSGEAGNGAEALDMIRQDTPDLVISDIIMPEMDGVELLRRTREEGYSSRFVMLTCMSDFEYVRQAMEYGASNYILKLSMSVNSLRETLQKISKELPKPSPAGGRDTRSSSAEPPPLLPEEVTSHPEIQKILQYLHANYDQDITVKSMSQYVMMAENYVSTLFKRKTGQTLIHYLHQIRVNQAIEYLLHSDMPVYEIGNRVGFVNDNYFIKIFKRLTSQTPSQFRQANKDKQQPIRM